The genomic interval TCTTGCTATGTTTTCTGCAGCGAACCTGAGGCATTTCTCCCTGGATTTCTTTGTCCATCCTGCCTTGTGGGGCGTAGCTATAACATTTGGGAGCCTGTGGACACCTATACTTGAGGGGTAGCCTTGGCTTGGCGGATAGGTCCACCATACGTCTATGCCTGCCCCGGCTATCCAGCCTTGTGTCAGGGCTTTGTATAATGCGTGTTCGTCTATAACGGGGCCCCGGCCTATGTTTATGATATAGGCTGTTTTCTTCATTGACTTTAGTTCTTCTTCTCCTATGAGGCCTCTCGTCTCTCGTGTCAGCGGGAGAGCTATTACTGCATAGTCTGCCTGGGAGAGAGCCTCTTTGAGCTTGTCTTGTCCGTAGCATTCGTCGCAGTACTCGTCTCTTTCTGGGTTCTTCTTGACAGCTACTACTTTCATGTTGAATGCCTTTGCTATCCTCGCTATCTCTCTGCCGATATTGCCGTATCCAACGATGGTTAGTGTTGAGCCTTCAAGGTCTAGTAAGAAGTTTTCCTCTGTGTAGCTTCTCCACTTGCCGTTCTTTACCTCGTAATCCTGCTCTACAATTTTCTTGGCAAGTGAAAGCATGAGTGCGAAGGCGTGCTCTGCTACTGCCCTGGCGTTACAGCCCTTGGCCGTGGCAACCATGACGTTTCTATCGAACAGGGCCTCTAGGTCTAAGTTGTCTGCGCCAGCCGCGGGAACCTGGACAAACTTAAGTTTTCCCGCTCTCTTGATTGCCTCCCTTGGCAAGGTAACAGCCATAGCTATGGACGAGTCTTCTAGGCCAGAAAAGTCGGCACCGCTCCAGTAGAGAATCTCGATTTTTCCGCCTAGAACGTCCTCAATTATCCTCTTTTCCCACTCGGCAAGCCTCAAATAAACAAACAACCTCTCCACAAAAAAGGAATGTGTGATGCAGGGATAATAAAGTTACGCAAATCTATGGGAGAAAGGGGCGGCATGAAATTTATATGTCTGTCTGCACATTTATATATTGATCCGGTAGGATCGCGCCTCGACTGCCCCGTATGTGGGCTGGATGAAAAGGCGCCCGGGAAAACACAAAAAAAGAAATTTATTTTTTGGGCTTTCTCCTAAGCAGTAAAACTGTAGCTAACACTATCACTAATACAATTATAGCCAGGACAATGTACAGAGTAAAGTCTTGTGCAGGCTGTTGTGGCTGAGCGGGTTTCGTGGGCTGTGTTGGCTGTTGTTGTGCTGGTTGTTGTGGCGGATACAGGTTGACCTCTACTGGGGGTGTAACGCTTTTAACTGTGTCTATGTATTGTGGAGCAAACATTCCAATTTTGAGGAGGGGCTTGTAGAGGTCTGGTAGATCCTGCTCGGTATAGTATTTGGCAAGAGAGGTTGTATCCCACACTATTTGTGCAATATACATGTCCTGTACTGTTCTGTGGTCTTCTTTTCTTATCTTTATGTCTCCCTTCACAGATGTAAATGTGAGGCCTTCAAGCGCGTTGATTAGTTTTTCAGAGTCTGTTGAGCCGCCGGTCTTCTTTAATGCTAGTCCAAGCGCATGGCCAGCCACGAATCCCTCGCCGACAAAAAGGTCTGGCAAGGGGAAGGCTATGAGGACTGAGCCCATCGTTGGAAGTGCTTTTTTCTTGTAGAGTTCAACATACTTTGAGACAAGCCAGTCGTTGACTGGGTTATTCTGTGGTAGGTTCCAAGCATACTTCATCATTCCCTTGTAGTTGGGCAGGTATAGGCCCATTTTTAATAGGTTCAGGGTTGCTAGGTCTGGTATGCCTGAGGTGACTTTCATCTTTTGGTAAACTCCTGAAGCGTTTATCTGTTGGTAGAGTGTTAGAGCTGTTGCTCCACTCCATACGGGAATGAATACCTCTGCCTTTGAGGCCAGGAGAGACTGGATGTAGGGCGTAAAGTCAGTGGTTGTTACGGGGGCATATATTGCGGCGACAACGCTTCCTCCTTTCTGTTGAATGATTGTTGACCAGGCATCGACAGTAGAGCGTCCCCAGGAGTTGCTCGGTGCTAGGAATGCAACTGTTTTGCCGAGGGTGGTGGCAAATGTTCCACCTGCAATTGCGTCGTGCCAAGTTGTACTTGAAATCTGGAAAACGTACCTGTTTAGGTAGGTCTTGGTTATCTCGTGGTCAGCGGCAGGGACAACCAAGAATACGACCTTGTATTTTTGGGCTATCTGTGTGAGGGCGATAGCTGACGGGCTGTCTGAACAGCCTACGAGTATCTCGGCTCCCTTGTTTTGTATCAAGTCCTCTGCTGCTTTTGTAGCTGTGGCTGGGTCTGGGATTTGCTGGCCGGCTGGAACATTGGTTGCCGCTATGATGTGTATTGTTTTGCCTTGCCAGTTAAGTTTCCATTCTAGGTTTGGCGTAACTGTCTCGAAGCTCGGTATCTCTAGCGCGTACATGAGTCCAAGAATGAAGCCGTTAATTGACATGTCGCCATAGTAGCTTAGTGCACCTGTC from Thermofilum adornatum carries:
- a CDS encoding 2-hydroxyacid dehydrogenase produces the protein MERLFVYLRLAEWEKRIIEDVLGGKIEILYWSGADFSGLEDSSIAMAVTLPREAIKRAGKLKFVQVPAAGADNLDLEALFDRNVMVATAKGCNARAVAEHAFALMLSLAKKIVEQDYEVKNGKWRSYTEENFLLDLEGSTLTIVGYGNIGREIARIAKAFNMKVVAVKKNPERDEYCDECYGQDKLKEALSQADYAVIALPLTRETRGLIGEEELKSMKKTAYIINIGRGPVIDEHALYKALTQGWIAGAGIDVWWTYPPSQGYPSSIGVHRLPNVIATPHKAGWTKKSREKCLRFAAENIARYLRGEKPLNVLTKSREY
- a CDS encoding substrate-binding domain-containing protein, coding for MTTKERAKSLSLLLIALIALAFVPINVKAQNPNEIVIGIVTDRTGALSYYGDMSINGFILGLMYALEIPSFETVTPNLEWKLNWQGKTIHIIAATNVPAGQQIPDPATATKAAEDLIQNKGAEILVGCSDSPSAIALTQIAQKYKVVFLVVPAADHEITKTYLNRYVFQISSTTWHDAIAGGTFATTLGKTVAFLAPSNSWGRSTVDAWSTIIQQKGGSVVAAIYAPVTTTDFTPYIQSLLASKAEVFIPVWSGATALTLYQQINASGVYQKMKVTSGIPDLATLNLLKMGLYLPNYKGMMKYAWNLPQNNPVNDWLVSKYVELYKKKALPTMGSVLIAFPLPDLFVGEGFVAGHALGLALKKTGGSTDSEKLINALEGLTFTSVKGDIKIRKEDHRTVQDMYIAQIVWDTTSLAKYYTEQDLPDLYKPLLKIGMFAPQYIDTVKSVTPPVEVNLYPPQQPAQQQPTQPTKPAQPQQPAQDFTLYIVLAIIVLVIVLATVLLLRRKPKK